In Acidimicrobiales bacterium, the DNA window GGCCGCGGTCAACGCCACCGGCGGGTGGATCTCCTCCACCGGCACGGCCATCCTCGGCCGGGAGTAGTCCACCCGTCAGCGCGCCGGCAGGGCGATGGCCTTGACCTCGAGGTACTCCTCGAACCCCTCGATCCCGTTCTCGCGCCCCACGCCGCTCTGGCGGTAGCCGCCGAAGGGCACGTCCGGGGCGTTCCAGAACCCGCCGTTCACCATGAGCGTCCCCGTCCGCACCCGCCGGGCGACGGCCATGGCCCGCTCCTCGGACGCGCTCGTGACCGCGCCGGACAGCCCGTAGATGGAGTCGTTGGCGATGCGCACGGCGTCGTCGTCGTCCTCGTAGGGGATGACCACGAGCACCGGCCCGAAGATCTCCTCCTGGGCGACGGTCGCCTTGGGGTCGACGTCGGCGAAGAGGGTGGGCTCCACGAAGAACCCCTTGTCGAGGTGGGCGGGCACGCCCCCGCCGCGTACCAGCCGGGCGCCCTCGGCCTTCCCCTTCTCGATGTACCCGAGCACCCGCTCGCGCTGCTTGGCGCTGATCAGCGGGCCCTGGAGGTTCGACGCGTCCCACGGGTCGCCGTAGGGCACGCTCGCCATCATGGCGTCCGCCATTTCGAGGAACTCGTCGTAGCGCGACCGGGGCAGCAGCAGCCGGGTGGTGATGGCACAGCCCTGACCGGCGTGGGTGCACACGCCGATGGCGCTCACCCCGATGGCCCCGCCGGCCTCCTCGACGTCGTCGAGGACGATGTTGGCCGACTTCCCCCCGAGCTCGAGGAAGACCTTCTTCACGGTGTCGGCCCCCTTGGCCATGATGCGCCGGCCCGTGGCCGTGGAGCCGGTGAAGGTGATCATGTCGACACGCGGGTCGGTGGTGAGGACCTCGCCCACCATGTGGTCCGACGAGGCCACCACGTTGACCACGCCGGCGGGGATGTCGGTCTCCTCGGCGATCATCCGGCCGAGCGCGGTCGCCGACCACGGGGTGTCGGGCGCGGGCTTGAGCACCACGGTGTTGCCCGCCGCCAGCGCGGGACCGAGCTTGGCGAGATTCAGGTTGAGCGGGAAGTTCCACGGGGTGATGGCCCCCACGACACCGACGGCCTCGCGCCGCACCAGCCGTCGCTGGGGCTGGCCGAAGACGTCGCGCTCGGGCAGCCACCGCTCGTACTCGTACCGTACGGGCTGCTCCACCCAGTACCCGAGGTCGTCGATGGGCAGGTCCACCTGGTTGGCGTACGTCAGGGCGATCGGGCTACCCACCTCGGCCACGGTGATGGACCGCAGCTCCTCCTTGTGGGCGACGGCGGCGGCGTGCAGCTGCTCCAGGCACCGGCGCCGGAGCTCGTGGTCGGTGGACCACGCGGTCTCGTCGAAGGCGCGCCGCGCCGCCCCGATGGCGGCCTCCATGTCGGCGGCGGTGCCGTCGGCCGTCTCGCCCAGGACCTTCTCGGTGGTGGGGTCGATGTTGTCGAAGGTCGCCCCCGAGGCGCTCTCGGTGAGCGTGCCGTCGATGAGCAGGCGCGGCTCGGCGCGCACCTCGTGCTCTTCGGTCATGCCGTCGTCTCCCCTCCACCGCCGGCCGGGGCCGGCTCGGTCATCCCGCCGGCCGGGGCCGGCTCGGTCATCCGCTCTTCCCGCAGTCTCGTCTTCAGGACCTTGCCGTTGGGCTCACGCGGCAGCTCGTCGACGAACTCGACGGTGCGCGGCAGCTTGAAGTCGGCGAGCCGCCCGGCCAGCCGGGCCGTGAGGGCCTCGGCGTCGCGGGCGCTGCCGGGCCGCACCTCCACCACGGCGTGCACCTTCTGGCCCATGCGCTCGTCGGGCAGCCCGATCACCGCGGCGTCCACCACCTCGGCGTCCTCGACGAGGGCGGCCTCCACCTCGGCCGGGTAGATGTTCACGCCCCCGCTGATGATGAGGTCGGTGCGGCGGTCGGCGAGGAAGAGGTAGCCGTCCTCGTCGAGCCACCCCATGTCCCCCACCGTGAAGTAGTCGCCCTGCCAGGCCTGCTCGGTCTTGTCGGGGGAGTTGTGGTAGCGGAAGCGCTGGCCGGCGAAGGCCGACACGTACACCGTCCCCACCTCACCGGCGGGCAGCACGGCCCCCTCCGCGTCGGTGATGCGCACCGACAGGCCCGGGAAGGGCCGGCCCACGCTGCCGGGCTTCTCGAGCCACTCCTCGGGGGAGATGACCGAGGCCATGCCCTCGCTGGCGCCGTAGTACTCCCACACCGTGCCCGGCGGGAACACGTCGATGATGCGGCGCTTCACCGGCACCGGGCAGGGGGCGGCGGCGTGGAGGACCTTGCGGACGCTGGAGCGGTCGTAGGCGGCCCAGTCGGCCTCGAGGATGCGGATGAAGTTGGCCGGGACCATCTGGGAGGTCGTGACCCGCTCGGCCTCGATGAGGCGCAGGCACTCGGTGGCGTCCCACCGGGGCATGACCACCACCGTGCCCCCTTCCCCCAGGCTCATCAGCGCGTAGGCGCTCGGGGCCGTGTGGTACATGGGCCCGGCCATCAGGTGGACGTCGTCGGGCCGGAACCCCCAGAACGAGGCGAAGGGGTTGGGGGGCGTCTCGGTCGCCGGCTGGGGGGCGGGGCGGGCGATGCCCTTGGGGCGCCCGGTCGTCCCCGAGGTGTAGGTCATGGCGGTCACCGGCGTGCCCAGGAAGTCGGGGCGCGGCGGCGGGCGGCCGTCGGGCAGCGCGAGGTCGGACAGCGACAAGGCGGGCACGCCGGCCTCGACGGCGGCGCCCGACGCGGCGGCCGAGCCGTCGTGCACCACGAGCGCGGCCCCACAGTCCCGGAGGATGTAGGCCGCCTCGCCCGCGGTGAGGCGCGTGGAGATGGGCACCACGAGGGCGCCGAGGCGCGCCGTGCCGTGCCAGGCGGCGAATGCCTCGATCGAATTCCCCAACATCATGCCCACCCGCTCCCCGGGCGTGGGCGCGTGGGGCGCCATGGCGTGCGCCGCGGCGTTGGCGGCCCGGTCGAGCTCGCCGAAGGTGGTGCGGCGCTCCCCGCACACGAGCGCCACCCGCTCGGGGTCGACCCGGGCGATCCCTGCCAACCCCCTGGGCGCGTCGGCGTGCATCGGGCGGCAAGTGTAGGAGGGCGGGGCGCCCTGTGCCTGACACGGACGTCAGGTATATGATCGCCCCGTTGCCGGGCACGGTCGGGGAGGGGAACGCGATGCAGGCCGAAGATCTCATCCTCGTGAGCGTCGACGACCACGTCGTCGAGCCCCCCGACATGTTCGAGGGCCGCGTCCCGGCCAAGTGGAAGGACCGCGCCCCGCGGATCGTCCACAACGACGACGGCACCGACGTGTGGTCCTTCGAGGGCAACACGATCCCCAACGTCGGCCTCAACGCGGTGGTGGGGCGCCCGCCCGAGGAGTACGGCATCGAGCCCACGTCGTTCGCCGAGATGCGTGACGGCTGCTTCGACATCCACGAGCGCGTTCGCGACATGAACGCCAACGGCGTGCTCGGGTCGATGTGCTTCCCCTCGTTCGTGCAGTTCTGCGGCCAGCTCTTCGCCCGGACCGAGGACAAGGAGCTGGCCATCGACATGCTGCGGGCGTACAACGACTGGCACGTCGAGTCGTGGTGCGGCGCCTACCCCGGCCGCTTCATCCCCCTGGCCATCCCGCCCATCTGGGACCCCACCCTCATGGCCGCCGAGGTGCGCCGGATGGCGGCCAAGGGCTGCCACGCCGTGACGTTCTCGGAGAACCCGTCCAAGCTCGGCTGGCCGAGCTTCCACGCCGCCCACTGGGACCCGTTCTGGTCGGCGTGCGCCGAGGAGGGGACGGTCGTCTGCCTGCACATCGGCTCGTCGTCGCAGCTGGCCATCACCGCCCCGGACGCCCCGTTCGACGTGCTCATCGCCCTGCAACCGGTGAACATCATCCAGTGCGCCGCGGACCTGCTCTTCTCCCCGGTCCTGCGCAAGTACCCGAGCCTGCGCATCGCGCTGTCCGAGGGTGGCATCGGCTGGATCCCGTACTTCCTCGAGCGCGTGGACTACGTCTACCAGCACCACCACAAGTGGACGGGCCAGGACTTCGGCGACATGCTCCCGAGCCAGGTGTTCAAGGAGCGCATCATCACGTGCTTCATCGACGACGCCTTCGGCGTGGAGAACCGCCGCTTTCTCGAGCTCGACAACGTCTGCTGGGAGTGCGACTACCCGCACTCCGACTCCACCTGGCCCACGGCCCCCGAGATCGCCATGAAGTACCTGGCCGGCGTGCCCGACGCCGAGGTGAACAAGATCACCCACGAGAACGCCATGCGCCACTTCCGCTACGACCCCTTCGCCCACCGGGCCCGGGAGCGGTGCACGGTGGCGGCCCTGCGCGCCGAGTCGGCCGACGTGGACACGTCGCTGCGGCCACGGCGCGAAGGCGCCGAGCGCAGGGTCACCCTGGCGGCGGACCTGACCCGCATCGGGGACTCGCGCGACTGAGCCGGTCGGCCCGGCGGGATCGAAACGGCCGATCGGCGGCACCCGGGGCCGCGGCCTGAGCGGACGGGGAGGACACCAGTGCCCATCGACGGGGTCAAGGTCATCGACGGGGACGGCCACGTCATGGAGCCGCCCGATCTGTGGTCGAACCGCATGGACGCCGCCACGTGGGGGGACTGGGTGCCCCACGTGGACCTCGCCACGGGTACGCGTTACGTGGGCGGCGAGGTGCGCAGCGGCGGCGTGGACGCCCTGCGGCGGGCGTCGGCGCTGTCGGGGATCCCCTTCGAGCGCATCGCCGATAACGTCAAGAAGGTCGGCGCCAGCCTGGGGCGCCTGGGCGGGTGGGACCCCGGCTCGCGGCTCGAGGACATGGACCGTGCAGGCATCGACGTGTCCGTGCTCTACCCGAGCGGGGCGATGTTCTTCGGTCCCGCCGACCCCATCAAGGCGCTGCGCAACCCCGAGTTCGTCCGCGACTGCCAGCGCGCCTACAACGACTGGCTGGCCGAGTTCTGCAGCGAGGACCGCGGTCGGCTGTTCGGGATCGGGCTCGTCCCGCTGCAGGACATCGGGATGGCGGTGGCGGAGGCGGAGCGCGCCGTCGACCTGGGCCTGCGCGGGGTGATCATCCGGCCGTCCGCCTACATCGACGAGCTGCCCCTGTCGCACAGCGTGTACGACCCCTTCTGGTCCGCGTGCCAGGGACTCGGGCTCCCGGTGGCCTTCCACCCGGGTGTGCACGTGGACACGCCCGGCGCGTGCCGGAAGTTCGGGCTCGTGGTCGACGACCCCGACATCACGGTGGTGAACAACACTGTGAGCGCCCTCTACGGGGGGTCGGGCTTCGGGCAGGCCATCGGCAACGCCGCCGACATGATCGTCACCGTGGGCCGGCTCATCATGGGCGGCGTGTGCGAACGCTTCCCGAGCCTGCGCATGATCTTCCTGAAGTCCGGCGGTGGGTGGATGCCGACGATCCTGGAGCGCATGGACGAGCAGGTCGAGGAGTTCCCGCTCGAGGGCGAGCACCTCTCGATGGACCCGAGCGACTACTTCCGCCGGCAGTGTTACGTGTCGTTCGAGGCCGACGAGTGGAACCTGGCCGCCTCGGCGAAGTGGCTCGGCGCCGATCGCATCCTGTGGGCATCGAACTACCCGCACCCCGAGTACTCGGACCAGGTGCTCGAGAAGCTCCTGACGTCGCTGGCCCCGCTCGACGACACCGAGCGGATGCAGATCCTGTGCCACAACGAGGTGGAGGCCTACGGCCTGCCGATCCCGGCGACCGTCTGAGCGCCGGGCGCGTGACGCCGTCGGGGTCCGAACGGCTCACGCGCCTGCGGCCGGGCCCCCTCGACGCATCCCCAGGCCCCGACACCGACGGAGGAGCATGACGATGGACTGGACCCGCGTCCCGGTGGTCGTGGGCGGAGGACAGGTGACCAACCGCGAGGAGGACCCCCTCGCCGCGCCCGACCCGTTCGCCCTGATGGAGGAGGCCGCCCGGCGCGCCGCCGCCAGCGCCACCGGCGGCGACGGGAAGGACGGCCCCGCCCGAGCCGGGGGCGCATCGGGCGACGTGCTGACGGGCCTCACCCACTGCTTCATGGTGCACTCGCTGTCGTTGCGCCACGGCGACCCCGCCGCCGAGCTCGCCCGGCGCCTCGGCGCCAGGAAAGCCGAGGCCCGCTGTTCCGGGATGGGCGGGTCGATCCCCCAGTGGCTCGTGAACCGGGCGGCCGAGCTCGTGGCCGCCGGGGACCGGCCCCGCGTGCTCATCGCCGGAGCCGAGGCCCTGGCCACGCGCCGGCGCGCCAGGACGCTGGGGGTCACGCTGGACTGGCCGACCAGCGACGGCTGGCCCGAGACGTGGCCGCCGCTCGAGCCCGACCTCGGGGTGCACCCGGTCGAGCGCGCCCACGAGCTCGTGCAGGCCACGACCATGTACGCCCTCGTCGAGTCGGCGGTGGCGCACGCCGCGGGCCACGACCCCGCCACCCACAGCCGGGCGGTGGGCGACCTGATGGCCGGGTTCAACGACGTCGCCGTGCGCAATCCGTTGTCGTGGTTCCCGACGCACCGCGACGCGGCCGAGATCATGACGGTCACTCCCGACAACCGCATGATCTGCTACCCGTACCCCAAGTACGTGAACGCCGTCATGGACGTGGACATGGGCGCAGCCGTGATCGTCACCGACGCCGCCACGGCGCGCCAGTGGGGCCTCGGGCCCGACGAGGTCGCCTACCTGTCGGGCTGGGCCGACGCCCACGACCTGTGGTACCTGTCGGAGCGCCCCGTGCTGCACCGGTCGCCGGCGCTGGCCGAGTGCGCTCGCCGGGCCCTCGGCTCCGCGGGCCTCACCATGGACGAGGTCGACGGCCTCGACCTGTATGCCTGCTTCCCCAGCTCGGTCGAGGTGGCACGCGACAGCTTCGGCATCGCGCCCGACGATCCCCGGCCGCTCACGCTCACCGGCGGCCTCCCCTACCACGGGGGCCCGGGGAGCAACTACGTGACCCACGCCGTCGCCAACGCGCTGGCGTGGGTGCGCCACGGCCGGGGCGACTCGGCGCTCGTGCACGGCAACGGCTACTACCTCACCAAGCACTCGGTGGGCCTCTACACGCGGCGCCCCCCGACCGAGCCGCCCCGTCCCCCCGAGAAGCTCCAGGAATTCGTGGACGGGCTGGCCTCGCCGTTGGTGGTCGAGCCCTCGGCCGCGAACGCCGGCACCACCG includes these proteins:
- a CDS encoding aldehyde dehydrogenase family protein, whose translation is MTEEHEVRAEPRLLIDGTLTESASGATFDNIDPTTEKVLGETADGTAADMEAAIGAARRAFDETAWSTDHELRRRCLEQLHAAAVAHKEELRSITVAEVGSPIALTYANQVDLPIDDLGYWVEQPVRYEYERWLPERDVFGQPQRRLVRREAVGVVGAITPWNFPLNLNLAKLGPALAAGNTVVLKPAPDTPWSATALGRMIAEETDIPAGVVNVVASSDHMVGEVLTTDPRVDMITFTGSTATGRRIMAKGADTVKKVFLELGGKSANIVLDDVEEAGGAIGVSAIGVCTHAGQGCAITTRLLLPRSRYDEFLEMADAMMASVPYGDPWDASNLQGPLISAKQRERVLGYIEKGKAEGARLVRGGGVPAHLDKGFFVEPTLFADVDPKATVAQEEIFGPVLVVIPYEDDDDAVRIANDSIYGLSGAVTSASEERAMAVARRVRTGTLMVNGGFWNAPDVPFGGYRQSGVGRENGIEGFEEYLEVKAIALPAR
- a CDS encoding AMP-binding protein; its protein translation is MHADAPRGLAGIARVDPERVALVCGERRTTFGELDRAANAAAHAMAPHAPTPGERVGMMLGNSIEAFAAWHGTARLGALVVPISTRLTAGEAAYILRDCGAALVVHDGSAAASGAAVEAGVPALSLSDLALPDGRPPPRPDFLGTPVTAMTYTSGTTGRPKGIARPAPQPATETPPNPFASFWGFRPDDVHLMAGPMYHTAPSAYALMSLGEGGTVVVMPRWDATECLRLIEAERVTTSQMVPANFIRILEADWAAYDRSSVRKVLHAAAPCPVPVKRRIIDVFPPGTVWEYYGASEGMASVISPEEWLEKPGSVGRPFPGLSVRITDAEGAVLPAGEVGTVYVSAFAGQRFRYHNSPDKTEQAWQGDYFTVGDMGWLDEDGYLFLADRRTDLIISGGVNIYPAEVEAALVEDAEVVDAAVIGLPDERMGQKVHAVVEVRPGSARDAEALTARLAGRLADFKLPRTVEFVDELPREPNGKVLKTRLREERMTEPAPAGGMTEPAPAGGGGETTA
- a CDS encoding amidohydrolase family protein, translating into MQAEDLILVSVDDHVVEPPDMFEGRVPAKWKDRAPRIVHNDDGTDVWSFEGNTIPNVGLNAVVGRPPEEYGIEPTSFAEMRDGCFDIHERVRDMNANGVLGSMCFPSFVQFCGQLFARTEDKELAIDMLRAYNDWHVESWCGAYPGRFIPLAIPPIWDPTLMAAEVRRMAAKGCHAVTFSENPSKLGWPSFHAAHWDPFWSACAEEGTVVCLHIGSSSQLAITAPDAPFDVLIALQPVNIIQCAADLLFSPVLRKYPSLRIALSEGGIGWIPYFLERVDYVYQHHHKWTGQDFGDMLPSQVFKERIITCFIDDAFGVENRRFLELDNVCWECDYPHSDSTWPTAPEIAMKYLAGVPDAEVNKITHENAMRHFRYDPFAHRARERCTVAALRAESADVDTSLRPRREGAERRVTLAADLTRIGDSRD
- a CDS encoding amidohydrolase family protein; the encoded protein is MPIDGVKVIDGDGHVMEPPDLWSNRMDAATWGDWVPHVDLATGTRYVGGEVRSGGVDALRRASALSGIPFERIADNVKKVGASLGRLGGWDPGSRLEDMDRAGIDVSVLYPSGAMFFGPADPIKALRNPEFVRDCQRAYNDWLAEFCSEDRGRLFGIGLVPLQDIGMAVAEAERAVDLGLRGVIIRPSAYIDELPLSHSVYDPFWSACQGLGLPVAFHPGVHVDTPGACRKFGLVVDDPDITVVNNTVSALYGGSGFGQAIGNAADMIVTVGRLIMGGVCERFPSLRMIFLKSGGGWMPTILERMDEQVEEFPLEGEHLSMDPSDYFRRQCYVSFEADEWNLAASAKWLGADRILWASNYPHPEYSDQVLEKLLTSLAPLDDTERMQILCHNEVEAYGLPIPATV